Proteins co-encoded in one Actinomadura luteofluorescens genomic window:
- a CDS encoding NAD(P)H-quinone dehydrogenase, translating into MTRIVIIGGGPGGYEAALVAAQLGADVTVVERDGPGGACVLTDCVPSKTLIATSTRIAVMSESAGLGLRFNGGPDGIVGALEADMATVNKRVKDLARAQSFDVAERLSYEDVKIVRGEARLVEPHVVAVGDRRIDADIVLIATGATPRVLPGAEPDGERILNWRQLYDLPELPEELIVVGSGVTGAELAGAYLSLGSKVTLVSSRDRILPTEDADAAAVLQDVFLRRGMNVMSRSRAAAVERSGDGVIVTLEDGTKVEGTHCLMTVGMVPNTRGIGLEEVGVRCDARGFVEVDKVSRTSVPHIYASGDCTGVLMLASVAGMQGRIAMWHALGEAVQPLKLGWVSSNIFTDPEVASVGVTQHMVDSGDVNARAVMLPLFTNARAKMQGFEDGFVKLFCRPSTGIVLGGVIVAPRASELILGVSIAVQQHLTVDQVAHTFAVYPSLSGSITEASRRLMAEHAY; encoded by the coding sequence GTGACCCGCATCGTGATCATCGGAGGAGGCCCGGGCGGTTACGAGGCCGCGCTCGTCGCGGCGCAGCTCGGCGCCGACGTGACCGTCGTCGAACGGGACGGTCCGGGCGGCGCGTGCGTGCTCACCGACTGCGTGCCCTCCAAGACGCTCATCGCCACCTCGACCCGCATCGCGGTCATGTCGGAGTCGGCCGGCCTCGGCCTGCGCTTCAACGGCGGCCCCGACGGGATCGTCGGCGCCCTGGAGGCCGACATGGCGACCGTGAACAAGCGCGTGAAGGACCTCGCGCGGGCCCAGTCGTTCGACGTCGCCGAACGGCTCTCCTACGAGGACGTGAAGATCGTCCGCGGCGAGGCGCGACTGGTGGAGCCGCACGTCGTGGCGGTCGGCGACCGCCGCATCGACGCCGACATCGTGCTCATCGCGACCGGCGCGACACCGCGCGTGCTGCCCGGCGCCGAGCCCGACGGCGAGCGCATCCTGAACTGGCGCCAGCTCTACGACCTGCCGGAGCTGCCCGAGGAGCTGATCGTGGTCGGCTCCGGCGTGACCGGCGCCGAGCTCGCGGGGGCCTACCTGTCGCTCGGCTCGAAGGTGACGCTGGTCTCCTCGCGCGACCGGATCCTCCCGACCGAGGACGCCGACGCCGCGGCCGTCCTCCAGGACGTGTTCCTGCGGCGCGGCATGAACGTCATGTCGCGGTCGCGGGCGGCGGCCGTGGAGCGGTCGGGCGACGGCGTGATCGTCACGCTGGAGGACGGGACGAAGGTCGAGGGCACGCACTGCCTGATGACCGTGGGCATGGTCCCGAACACGCGGGGCATCGGCCTGGAGGAGGTCGGCGTGCGGTGCGACGCGCGCGGCTTCGTCGAGGTCGACAAGGTCTCGCGGACGTCCGTCCCGCACATCTACGCCTCCGGCGACTGCACGGGCGTGCTCATGCTGGCGTCCGTCGCCGGCATGCAGGGGCGCATCGCGATGTGGCACGCGCTGGGCGAGGCCGTGCAGCCGCTGAAGCTCGGCTGGGTCTCCTCCAACATCTTCACCGACCCCGAGGTCGCGTCGGTCGGCGTGACGCAGCACATGGTCGACTCCGGGGACGTCAACGCCCGGGCGGTCATGCTGCCGCTGTTCACCAACGCGCGGGCCAAGATGCAGGGCTTCGAGGACGGTTTCGTGAAGCTGTTCTGCCGCCCGTCCACGGGGATCGTGCTCGGCGGCGTCATCGTGGCGCCGCGGGCCAGCGAGCTGATCCTGGGCGTGTCGATCGCCGTCCAGCAGCACCTCACCGTCGACCAGGTGGCGCACACGTTCGCGGTCTACCCGTCGCTGTCGGGCAGCATCACCGAGGCGTCCCGCCGGCTGATGGCCGAGCACGCCTACTAG
- a CDS encoding SLC13 family permease yields MTAVAALAVFAVAFFFIATEKVDKVKVVLVAAGLLTVLGLTPGAEVFFSEHDGIDWNVIFLLLGMMIIVGIIKGTGLFDYLAIWAAKRSRGRPYRLLVMLMLITAIASPFLDNVTTIMLVAPVTVVVCNRLRVPAHPYLIAEVLASNIGGAATLIGDPPNIIIASRAGLTFNDFLVHMAPIVVIVFIAFVLLARVLFRSSFRYDERYAAEVMSLDERKAITDPALLTRCLAVLGLVIAGFSLHSVLHVEPSIVALVGAGVMLLVSRVQVSDVLEEVEWPVLVFFMGLFVMVAALGHTGVIERIGTWSADAVGDNYFAAATALLFGSAVLGAFFDNIPYAATMAPIVEGMAAGAPDPTTAQALWWSFALGADFGGNGTAVAASANVVAIGIAAKTGNPISFWQFTRYGIVVTVLSTLMAWVYVALRYF; encoded by the coding sequence GTGACCGCGGTCGCGGCCCTCGCCGTGTTCGCGGTCGCGTTCTTCTTCATCGCGACCGAGAAGGTCGACAAGGTCAAGGTCGTCCTCGTCGCCGCCGGCCTGCTGACGGTGCTCGGGCTCACCCCCGGCGCCGAGGTCTTCTTCTCCGAGCACGACGGGATCGACTGGAACGTCATCTTCCTGCTGCTCGGAATGATGATCATCGTAGGGATCATCAAGGGCACCGGGCTGTTCGACTACCTGGCGATCTGGGCGGCCAAGCGGTCCCGGGGCCGGCCGTACCGGCTGCTGGTGATGCTGATGCTCATCACCGCGATCGCCTCGCCGTTCCTGGACAACGTCACCACGATCATGCTGGTGGCGCCGGTGACGGTGGTGGTCTGCAACCGGCTGCGCGTCCCGGCCCACCCCTACCTCATCGCCGAGGTGCTGGCCTCCAACATCGGCGGCGCCGCGACCCTGATCGGGGACCCGCCGAACATCATCATCGCCAGCCGGGCGGGGCTGACGTTCAACGACTTCCTCGTCCACATGGCGCCGATCGTGGTGATCGTGTTCATCGCGTTCGTGCTGCTCGCCCGGGTGCTGTTCCGCTCCTCCTTCCGGTACGACGAGCGGTACGCGGCCGAGGTGATGTCGCTGGACGAGCGCAAGGCGATCACCGATCCGGCGCTGCTGACCCGGTGCCTGGCCGTGCTCGGCCTCGTCATCGCCGGGTTCTCGCTGCACTCGGTGCTGCACGTCGAGCCGTCCATCGTCGCGCTCGTCGGCGCGGGCGTGATGCTGCTGGTCTCGCGCGTCCAGGTCTCCGACGTCCTCGAAGAGGTCGAGTGGCCCGTCCTGGTCTTCTTCATGGGGCTGTTCGTGATGGTGGCCGCCCTCGGGCACACCGGGGTCATCGAGAGGATCGGGACCTGGTCGGCGGACGCGGTCGGCGACAACTACTTCGCCGCCGCCACCGCCCTGCTGTTCGGGTCGGCCGTGCTCGGCGCGTTCTTCGACAACATCCCCTACGCGGCGACGATGGCGCCGATCGTGGAGGGGATGGCCGCGGGAGCGCCCGACCCGACGACCGCGCAGGCGCTGTGGTGGTCGTTCGCCCTCGGCGCCGACTTCGGCGGCAACGGGACGGCCGTGGCCGCGAGCGCCAACGTGGTCGCGATCGGGATCGCCGCCAAGACCGGCAACCCGATCAGCTTCTGGCAGTTCACCCGCTACGGGATCGTCGTGACGGTGCTGAGCACGCTGATGGCGTGGGTCTACGTGGCCCTGCGCTACTTCTAG
- a CDS encoding CBS domain-containing protein codes for MTLGDSIAHAIQVLALGRLPGLIVIDEAQRPRVVLPGTQVLRLAVPVAFQEDPALTRTVDEAHADVFWHEIRDLTVGDCLATPTPRPVIVKTSATLLELATLMARQRSPLVAVVDEAGLLAGAVTLDRLVSALALTRPAD; via the coding sequence GTGACCCTGGGCGATTCGATCGCCCACGCGATCCAGGTCCTCGCGCTCGGGCGGCTGCCCGGCCTGATCGTGATCGACGAGGCGCAGCGCCCCCGGGTCGTCCTGCCGGGCACGCAGGTGCTGCGGCTGGCGGTCCCCGTCGCCTTCCAGGAGGATCCGGCGCTGACGCGGACGGTGGACGAGGCGCACGCCGACGTGTTCTGGCACGAGATCCGCGACCTGACGGTCGGCGACTGCCTCGCAACGCCCACTCCCCGCCCGGTGATCGTCAAGACGTCCGCGACGCTGCTGGAGCTCGCCACCCTGATGGCGCGGCAGCGCAGCCCCCTCGTCGCCGTGGTGGACGAGGCCGGGCTGCTGGCCGGCGCGGTCACGCTCGACCGGCTGGTGTCGGCGCTGGCGCTGACCAGGCCCGCCGACTGA
- a CDS encoding response regulator encodes MHAGAHTRESATRILLADDHALVRRGLRLILDAEPDLTVVAEAADGAEAIDALAAGGVDLAILDIAMPRMTGLQAAREISRRFPEVRTLILSMYDNEQYLFEALKAGASGYVLKSVADRDLLHAVRAAMRGEPFLYPAAVTALIREYLDRDRRGEGQGSILTPREEEIIKLVAEGYSSRRIAETLTISVKTVDRHRANILGKLGMRDRLELTKYAIRVGLVEP; translated from the coding sequence GTGCACGCGGGAGCCCACACCCGGGAGTCGGCCACCCGGATCCTGCTCGCCGACGACCACGCGCTGGTGCGCCGGGGGCTGCGCCTGATCCTGGACGCCGAGCCCGACCTGACCGTGGTGGCGGAGGCCGCCGACGGGGCGGAGGCGATCGACGCGCTGGCCGCGGGCGGCGTCGACCTGGCGATCCTCGACATCGCGATGCCGCGCATGACGGGGCTGCAGGCCGCGCGGGAGATCTCCCGCCGCTTCCCCGAGGTGCGGACGCTGATCCTGTCGATGTACGACAACGAGCAGTACCTGTTCGAGGCGCTGAAGGCGGGCGCGTCCGGGTACGTGCTGAAGTCCGTCGCCGACCGCGACCTGCTGCACGCCGTCCGCGCCGCGATGCGCGGCGAGCCGTTCCTGTACCCGGCGGCCGTGACGGCGCTGATCCGCGAGTACCTCGACCGGGACCGGCGCGGGGAGGGCCAGGGCAGCATCCTGACCCCGCGCGAGGAGGAGATCATCAAGCTGGTCGCGGAGGGCTACTCGTCCAGGCGGATCGCCGAGACCCTCACGATCAGCGTCAAGACCGTGGACCGGCACCGCGCCAACATCCTCGGCAAGCTCGGGATGCGCGACCGGCTGGAGCTGACGAAGTACGCGATCCGCGTCGGGCTCGTCGAGCCCTGA
- a CDS encoding HAMP domain-containing sensor histidine kinase — translation MRRTPASALFWRILGINGLIFVAGTLVLAVGPVTVSTPILLGEFFVLLGGLTVMVAANALLLRASLAPLEGLTALMARMDSLRSGDRLPAGGNGDLFHVVDQFNAMLDRLEADRSSSTALVLDAQEAERRRIAQELHDEIGQTLTVVLLELKPVVDRAPEGVAEELRDVQETVRSSLDEVRRVARRLRPGVLDDLGLTSALTALATDFSGTGGPRVTRRVQPGLEGLGADAELVIYRIAQESLTNVWRHSGARNAELSLTRDGEGRVVLRVADDGSGPPDRVGSGIHGMRERAMLIGAQLTIGPADGGGTEVRLVVPPPGARRA, via the coding sequence GTGAGAAGGACACCCGCGTCGGCACTGTTCTGGCGCATCCTCGGCATTAACGGCCTGATCTTCGTGGCCGGCACCCTCGTCCTCGCGGTGGGGCCCGTGACCGTGTCGACGCCGATCCTGCTGGGCGAGTTCTTCGTGCTGCTGGGCGGGCTGACGGTCATGGTGGCCGCGAACGCGCTGCTGCTGCGCGCCAGCCTGGCACCGCTGGAGGGGCTCACCGCGCTGATGGCGCGCATGGACTCGCTGCGCTCCGGCGACCGGCTGCCCGCCGGCGGGAACGGCGACCTGTTCCACGTGGTCGATCAGTTCAACGCGATGCTCGACCGGCTGGAGGCCGACCGCAGCTCCAGCACCGCCCTCGTCCTGGACGCGCAGGAGGCCGAGCGGCGCCGCATCGCCCAGGAGCTCCACGACGAGATCGGCCAGACCCTCACCGTGGTGCTGCTGGAGCTGAAGCCGGTGGTGGACCGGGCGCCGGAGGGCGTCGCGGAAGAACTGCGGGACGTCCAGGAGACCGTCCGGTCCAGCCTGGACGAGGTGCGCCGCGTCGCCCGGCGGCTGCGTCCGGGCGTCCTGGACGACCTCGGGCTGACCAGCGCGCTCACCGCCCTCGCCACGGACTTCTCCGGGACCGGCGGCCCGCGCGTGACCCGCCGCGTCCAGCCGGGTCTGGAGGGGCTCGGCGCGGACGCCGAACTGGTGATCTACCGGATCGCGCAGGAGAGCCTGACGAACGTCTGGCGGCACTCGGGCGCGCGGAACGCCGAACTGTCGCTCACCCGGGACGGGGAGGGGCGCGTCGTCCTGCGGGTCGCCGACGACGGGTCGGGCCCGCCGGACAGGGTGGGCTCCGGAATCCACGGGATGCGGGAGCGCGCGATGCTCATCGGCGCGCAGCTCACCATCGGCCCTGCCGACGGCGGCGGCACCGAGGTGAGGCTGGTCGTCCCGCCGCCCGGCGCCCGCCGGGCCTGA